The Colletotrichum higginsianum IMI 349063 chromosome 2, whole genome shotgun sequence genome has a segment encoding these proteins:
- a CDS encoding Pectate lyase: MKFSNMLNLALVGFVSAAPTPTVDDEVTGVLAKRASITESCNIGYASTNGGTTGGKGGSTTTVSSLAQFTKAAESSGKLNIVVKGSISGSAKVRVASDKTIVGQKGSKIVGAGLYIKGVKNVILRNLAISKVKDSNGDAIGIESSTNVWVDHCDVSSDLTSGKDYYDGLIDITKGADFITVSNTYLHDHWKTSLVGHVDTQTSDKGKLRVTYANNYWNNVNSRNPSVRFGTVHIYNNFYNKIGSTGVNTRMGAQVRIESSVFENSSKKVILSADSKETGYATVSDMSYGGGENSAPLGDFGSSKVPYSYSLYGKSNVKSKVVGTAGQTLSF, encoded by the exons ATGAAGTTCTCCAACATGCTCAATCTCGCCCTCGTGGGCTTCGTCTCGGCCGCTCCCACGCCcaccgtcgacgatgaggtcACTGGAGTTCTCGCCAAGCGCGCCTCCATCACCGAGTCCTGCAACATCGGCTACGCCAGCACAAACGGCGGCAccaccggcggcaagggcggctCCACGACGACCGTCTCGTCGCTGGCCCAGTtcaccaaggccgccgagtcGAGCGGCAAGCtcaacatcgtcgtcaagggGTCCATCTCGGGCAGCGCCAAGGTCCGCGTCGCGTCCGACAAGACCATCGTCGGCCAGAAGGGGTCCAagatcgtcggcgccggcctctaCATCAAGGGCGTCAAGAACGTCATCCTCCGCAACCTGGCCATCTCCAAGGTCAAGGACTCCAACGGCgacgccatcggcatcgagTCCTCGACCAACGTCTGGGTCGACCACTGCGACGTGTCCTCGGACCTGACCTCCGGGAAGGACTACTACGACGGGCTGATCGACATCACCAAGGGCGCCGACTTCATCACCGTCTCCAACACCTACCTCCATGACCACTGGAAGACCtccctcgtcggccacgTCGACACCCAGACCAGCGACAAGGGCAAGCTCCGCGTGACCTACGCCAACAACTACTGGAACAACGTCAACTCGCGCAACCCGTCCGTCCGCTTCGGCACCGTCCACATCTACAACAACTTCTACAACAAG ATCGGATCCACGGGCGTCAACACCCGCATGGGTGCCCAGGTCCGCATCGAGTCCTCCGTCTTCGAGAACTCCAGCAAGAAGGTCATCCTCTCCGCCGACTCCAAGGAGACCGGCTACGCCACCGTCTCCGACATGTcctacggcggcggcgagaactCGGCCCCGCTCGGCGACTTCGGCTCCAGCAAGGTCCCCTACAGCTACAGCCTCTACGGCAAGTCCAACGTCAAGAGCAAGGTTGTCGGTACTGCTGGCCAGACCCTCAGCTTCTAA